From Shewanella psychrophila, a single genomic window includes:
- the fmt gene encoding methionyl-tRNA formyltransferase yields the protein MKPLNIVFAGTPDFAARHLQALIDSEHNVIAVYSRADKPAGRGKKLQASPVKSLALEHDIPVYQPKSLRDEAAQQELSALNADLMVVVAYGLILPQVVLDTPRLGCINVHGSILPRWRGAAPIQRALWAGDKETGVTIMQMDLGLDTGDMLLKTQLTIEDDDTSGSLYDKLALQGPHALIQALAGLAKGELKAEKQDEALANYAEKLSKEEAELDWSKSALQLWREIRAFNPWPISHFTHQDASIKIRQAKMSESISDAPAGTIISADKNGIEIATGEGVLSLQNMQLPGKKPLSVGDILNSRGDWFTPGTRLNNKEAS from the coding sequence TTGAAACCATTAAATATCGTTTTTGCCGGTACTCCGGACTTCGCCGCTCGCCACCTGCAAGCACTTATAGACTCAGAACATAATGTGATTGCTGTCTACTCTAGAGCAGATAAACCGGCTGGACGGGGGAAAAAATTACAGGCAAGCCCGGTAAAAAGTTTGGCGCTAGAGCATGACATTCCTGTTTACCAGCCTAAGTCCTTACGCGATGAAGCGGCCCAGCAGGAATTGAGCGCTTTAAATGCCGACCTTATGGTTGTCGTTGCTTATGGTTTAATCTTGCCACAAGTTGTTTTGGATACCCCAAGACTAGGCTGTATCAATGTTCATGGCTCTATTCTGCCACGCTGGCGCGGCGCGGCGCCTATCCAAAGAGCACTCTGGGCCGGCGATAAAGAAACTGGTGTCACCATAATGCAGATGGACTTAGGTCTGGATACCGGGGACATGCTACTCAAAACTCAGTTAACTATCGAAGATGATGACACCTCGGGGAGCCTCTACGACAAATTGGCACTACAAGGACCTCATGCACTTATTCAAGCATTAGCGGGTCTGGCAAAAGGCGAGCTTAAAGCCGAGAAGCAAGATGAAGCTCTGGCTAACTATGCCGAGAAGCTAAGTAAAGAGGAAGCTGAGCTGGATTGGAGCAAATCAGCACTACAGCTTTGGCGGGAAATTCGCGCCTTTAACCCTTGGCCAATCAGTCACTTCACTCATCAAGATGCCAGCATCAAGATCAGGCAAGCCAAAATGAGTGAATCGATTAGCGATGCACCAGCAGGAACCATAATCTCTGCCGACAAAAATGGTATAGAGATAGCTACTGGTGAAGGCGTGCTGAGTCTGCAGAATATGCAATTACCGGGTAAGAAACCCTTGAGTGTCGGCGACATTCTTAATTCTCGCGGTGATTGGTTCACCCCAGGCACACGCTTAAATAATAAAGAGGCTAGCTGA
- the def gene encoding peptide deformylase, producing MSLLKVLRFPDERLRTLAKPVTEFNTSLQTQIDNMFETMYEEKGIGLAATQVDFHRQLIVMDLQDEEERPKVFINLEIVASSGHFANEEGCLSVPGIYADIERAEHVTIKALDRDGNEFTLEADGLFAICLQHELDHLKGKLFVDYLSPLKRQRIKQKLEKAARLEAKQG from the coding sequence ATGAGTTTATTAAAAGTTTTACGTTTCCCCGATGAGAGATTACGCACGCTTGCTAAGCCTGTAACAGAGTTTAACACTAGCCTGCAAACTCAAATCGATAATATGTTCGAAACCATGTATGAAGAGAAGGGGATTGGCCTGGCCGCAACCCAAGTCGATTTTCATAGGCAGTTGATTGTCATGGATCTTCAAGATGAAGAAGAGAGACCCAAAGTCTTCATTAACTTGGAAATAGTTGCCAGCAGCGGCCACTTTGCCAACGAAGAAGGCTGTCTTTCTGTGCCCGGGATCTATGCCGATATTGAGCGTGCCGAGCACGTCACCATCAAGGCATTAGATCGTGACGGTAATGAGTTCACTCTCGAAGCCGATGGCTTATTCGCTATCTGTTTACAGCATGAACTAGACCACCTCAAGGGTAAGTTGTTTGTCGATTACCTGTCGCCCCTAAAGCGTCAGCGCATCAAACAGAAGCTAGAAAAAGCCGCACGACTAGAAGCAAAACAGGGATAG
- a CDS encoding LysM peptidoglycan-binding domain-containing protein: MDTPMKRLILLGLILLNCSFVFADTLTLKSGHPDSYVVEKGDTLWDISAHFLKDPWRWPKLWGANPQIANPHLIYPGDRLTLVFIDGEPRLVVKPHIRKSPEGRILSKDGAIPAIDLALIRPYLIQNRVVDGDWFDTQPMVLGGESESRHHVVGDVIYIQAELTLGDKFGVYEQGREFVSKEGDELGVEAILTASGRVIESGPVSKVKLLSNFRETVAGSRVLPIEDDSLMSAYFMPRAAELASPASVLASEKHLREMGKLDVVYIDKGSEDGVESGHVFSIYKDGIDVVINGDGQPVIPTERSTYETMLSSVSSGNSIKMPDIYRGKLMVFKVFDKTSMGLIMVNERPVRVEDKLVTPDALLISE; encoded by the coding sequence GTGGATACCCCGATGAAACGATTAATTTTACTCGGTTTAATTTTATTAAATTGCTCCTTTGTGTTCGCAGATACCCTGACATTGAAATCAGGTCACCCCGACTCTTATGTAGTGGAGAAGGGAGATACCCTTTGGGATATATCTGCACACTTCCTGAAAGATCCTTGGCGTTGGCCTAAGCTTTGGGGAGCGAATCCTCAAATAGCCAACCCCCATCTCATTTATCCTGGCGACAGGTTGACCTTAGTCTTTATCGACGGGGAACCTAGACTAGTCGTTAAGCCCCATATTCGTAAGTCTCCTGAAGGGAGAATACTGTCTAAAGACGGGGCTATTCCCGCCATAGATCTTGCGTTAATCAGACCATACTTGATTCAGAACAGGGTCGTAGATGGTGACTGGTTCGACACTCAACCTATGGTGTTAGGTGGCGAGAGTGAGTCCAGGCATCATGTCGTAGGCGATGTTATCTATATTCAAGCCGAGCTTACTTTGGGGGACAAATTTGGTGTCTATGAGCAAGGTCGCGAATTTGTCAGCAAGGAGGGAGACGAGCTTGGCGTCGAGGCGATATTAACAGCCAGTGGCCGTGTCATCGAGTCGGGTCCAGTCTCTAAAGTTAAGTTACTGAGTAATTTTCGTGAAACAGTTGCAGGCAGTAGAGTGCTGCCAATCGAAGATGATTCATTGATGTCCGCGTATTTTATGCCTCGAGCTGCCGAGCTTGCGTCTCCAGCATCTGTGCTGGCATCAGAGAAGCATCTTCGTGAGATGGGGAAGCTCGATGTTGTCTATATTGATAAAGGCAGCGAGGATGGTGTCGAATCTGGTCACGTATTCTCTATTTATAAAGATGGTATCGATGTGGTGATTAATGGTGATGGCCAGCCAGTAATACCGACAGAGCGAAGTACATACGAGACAATGTTGTCGAGTGTTTCTTCCGGTAATTCTATCAAGATGCCGGATATCTACCGAGGCAAGTTGATGGTGTTTAAGGTGTTTGACAAGACCAGTATGGGACTCATCATGGTTAACGAGAGGCCCGTAAGAGTCGAAGATAAGTTAGTAACACCCGATGCGCTGTTAATTAGTGAATAA
- a CDS encoding DUF494 family protein produces the protein MFDVLMYLFENYVHSEVEFLVDEDELTQELTRAGFHQSEITKAISWLEHLAELQEGDTPYLCDHAQHSFRIYTQNEMDKLDVECRGFLLFLEQIKVLSVVTREMVIDRVMELDEPVLILEDLKWVVLMVLFNAPGNESAYEKMEDLIFEQPDGRLHS, from the coding sequence ATGTTTGATGTCCTCATGTATCTATTTGAAAACTATGTTCACAGTGAAGTAGAGTTTCTAGTGGATGAAGATGAGCTTACACAAGAGCTCACCCGTGCTGGTTTTCATCAGTCCGAGATAACTAAAGCCATCTCTTGGCTTGAACATTTAGCCGAGCTACAGGAAGGTGATACGCCTTACCTGTGTGATCATGCTCAACACTCTTTCAGAATTTATACTCAGAATGAGATGGATAAGCTAGATGTCGAATGTAGAGGTTTTCTTTTATTCCTAGAGCAAATCAAGGTGTTAAGCGTTGTAACTCGTGAGATGGTCATAGATCGTGTCATGGAACTTGATGAGCCGGTGTTAATATTAGAAGATCTCAAGTGGGTCGTGCTTATGGTGCTATTTAATGCGCCTGGTAATGAGTCTGCTTACGAGAAAATGGAAGATCTTATCTTTGAACAGCCCGATGGAAGGTTACATTCGTAA
- a CDS encoding collagenase, which produces MLRKSVLALAIALPTLVGLSACSTSPHIITDTSLLQKMTQASDEKLFDASSPLLSQSAFEQAAFRLNSTASLSEANSLLYYLRAFSYFGPIDDLDENSIALLTSGLTSLASTDVFVSSARLQEQFAVTLYRYYANNEQSNALVTLIPILDKQFNQLANSTSAQENDYALWETLRAYGLLLNVARKDSDGELNKTLLELRVDKTLLDFAGSKHSIRNDKDWPKRNAYWALGLYRLALPASEDASVTQDEAALDKAIANIARQDISVRGDVAKDAYTLGYHVNSFVGLEECEKNSDVCRIPEQSEILPIEHHCSDSLFILAQDLNKEELAISCTKLTSQESNFHTLLETGNQPTANDFNDALRVIAFKNWSQYNAYGQLLFDISTDNGGMYIEGTPSKPGNQASFFAYRQFWIQPEFAIWNLNHEYVHYLDGHFIKYGGFGHFPEKMVWWSEGLAEYISKGDNNAKTLRIVKKKLDEAPTLEEIFATEYKDGLERTYSWSYMAIRFLAENYHKDFVQLSQYLKTDYFEGYDELLTELTQHQDEFSRWLSARAEQFDDSENQAKPRLHKQNRYSYRDYLAPAHLTKDDAHRHY; this is translated from the coding sequence ATGTTGCGCAAGTCAGTTCTGGCTCTGGCGATAGCTCTCCCTACACTTGTAGGACTATCGGCCTGTAGCACTTCACCTCATATCATCACCGACACGAGTCTATTACAGAAAATGACTCAAGCATCAGATGAAAAACTATTCGATGCCAGTAGTCCACTGCTTAGTCAAAGTGCCTTCGAACAAGCTGCCTTCAGGTTAAATAGTACAGCCAGCTTATCTGAAGCCAATAGCCTACTCTATTATTTAAGAGCCTTTAGTTACTTCGGCCCAATAGATGATTTAGATGAAAATAGCATTGCATTACTGACATCCGGGTTAACCAGCTTAGCTTCTACAGATGTTTTTGTTTCATCAGCTCGGCTGCAAGAGCAATTTGCCGTCACCCTGTATCGCTATTACGCCAACAACGAACAATCGAATGCGCTAGTAACATTGATCCCAATTCTCGATAAACAGTTTAACCAACTCGCTAACAGTACCAGTGCTCAAGAAAATGATTACGCTCTATGGGAAACCCTCCGGGCTTACGGCTTGCTTCTCAATGTCGCGAGAAAAGATAGTGATGGTGAACTTAATAAGACACTGCTGGAGCTGAGAGTCGATAAAACCTTATTGGATTTTGCAGGCTCAAAACACAGTATACGTAATGATAAAGACTGGCCTAAGCGTAATGCCTACTGGGCTCTTGGTCTATATCGCTTAGCACTACCAGCCAGTGAAGACGCTAGCGTCACTCAAGATGAAGCAGCTTTGGATAAGGCCATAGCCAATATAGCGAGGCAAGATATCAGTGTTAGAGGTGATGTAGCAAAGGATGCCTACACCCTAGGCTATCACGTAAACTCATTTGTAGGATTAGAAGAGTGTGAGAAGAATAGTGATGTCTGCCGCATCCCTGAGCAGAGCGAAATATTGCCTATCGAACATCATTGTTCGGACAGCTTATTTATTCTTGCACAAGACCTGAATAAGGAAGAACTGGCAATCAGCTGTACTAAGCTCACTTCTCAAGAATCTAATTTCCATACCTTATTAGAGACAGGAAACCAGCCAACGGCTAACGATTTTAATGACGCCCTCAGAGTCATAGCCTTCAAAAATTGGAGTCAATATAACGCTTACGGCCAATTATTATTCGATATCAGCACGGATAACGGTGGCATGTATATAGAAGGCACACCATCTAAGCCAGGTAATCAGGCAAGCTTCTTCGCCTACCGTCAGTTCTGGATTCAACCTGAATTCGCTATCTGGAATCTCAATCATGAGTACGTGCACTACCTAGACGGACACTTCATCAAATATGGCGGCTTCGGTCACTTCCCTGAGAAGATGGTGTGGTGGTCAGAAGGCTTAGCCGAATACATCTCTAAGGGTGATAACAACGCCAAAACCTTAAGAATAGTGAAGAAAAAACTTGATGAGGCTCCAACATTGGAAGAGATCTTCGCCACAGAATATAAGGACGGTTTAGAGCGAACTTATAGCTGGAGCTATATGGCCATTCGATTCTTGGCCGAGAACTACCACAAAGACTTCGTTCAACTGAGCCAATATCTTAAAACAGACTATTTCGAGGGCTATGATGAGTTACTTACTGAATTGACTCAGCATCAAGATGAGTTTAGTCGCTGGCTATCGGCTCGAGCAGAACAGTTTGATGATAGCGAAAATCAAGCTAAGCCTAGGCTGCACAAACAAAACCGCTATAGCTATCGAGATTACTTAGCCCCCGCACACCTGACAAAAGATGATGCTCACAGGCATTATTAA
- a CDS encoding type I DNA topoisomerase, with product MSKIDDQLFSSHEHALEKEYELCPKCGCELSVRHSKHGGFIGCNSYPVCDYTRPLVQHESIETQVIPGSECPECGHELAVKSGRFGIFIGCTNYPDCKHIEKHDQEEPEDQIACPSCTTGKIEQRTNRFGKNFYACSGYPKCKFLVNYPPVAEACPECDFGILVERKGAAGSRLECPKKACKYKRTI from the coding sequence ATGTCTAAAATTGATGACCAACTGTTTAGTTCCCATGAACATGCATTAGAGAAAGAGTATGAACTCTGCCCTAAGTGTGGCTGTGAGCTATCGGTTAGGCACAGTAAACATGGCGGTTTCATTGGATGTAACAGTTATCCTGTATGCGATTATACCCGGCCATTAGTGCAACATGAATCAATTGAAACTCAAGTTATTCCTGGCTCAGAGTGCCCCGAGTGTGGCCATGAGTTGGCGGTAAAGTCTGGACGGTTTGGCATCTTTATTGGTTGTACTAACTATCCTGATTGTAAGCATATTGAAAAGCATGATCAGGAGGAGCCGGAAGATCAGATAGCTTGCCCAAGTTGTACAACTGGAAAAATTGAGCAGAGAACCAATCGGTTTGGTAAAAATTTTTATGCGTGTAGTGGCTACCCTAAGTGTAAGTTCTTAGTGAACTACCCTCCAGTCGCCGAAGCCTGTCCCGAGTGTGATTTCGGTATCTTGGTTGAAAGGAAAGGGGCCGCTGGATCACGTTTGGAATGTCCTAAAAAGGCATGCAAATATAAAAGAACAATCTAA
- a CDS encoding L-threonylcarbamoyladenylate synthase, with the protein MLQLDPSEISEVIENGGVIAYPTEAVYGLGCDPDNDVAIGKLLELKRRPWQKGLILVASDYSQLAPYLDESQLTRKQLESVFSKWPGPFTFIMPVRPDISKLLCGSFNSLAVRVSAHPGIQAICNKLGKPLVSTSANITGQKPAMSVDDVIAQFEGVIAGVASGALGLEASPSTIIDAISGKVIR; encoded by the coding sequence ATGTTGCAGTTAGACCCATCAGAAATTTCTGAGGTGATTGAAAATGGAGGCGTGATCGCCTATCCAACCGAGGCTGTGTATGGCTTAGGCTGTGATCCAGATAATGATGTAGCAATAGGAAAGTTGCTCGAGTTAAAACGGCGCCCTTGGCAGAAGGGATTGATCTTAGTCGCCAGCGATTATTCTCAGCTTGCGCCCTATCTTGATGAATCTCAGTTGACTCGAAAACAGCTAGAATCTGTTTTTTCTAAATGGCCCGGCCCTTTCACCTTTATCATGCCTGTAAGGCCCGATATTTCTAAGCTGCTCTGTGGCAGCTTTAATTCATTGGCAGTCAGGGTCTCTGCTCACCCTGGAATACAAGCTATCTGTAATAAGTTAGGTAAGCCTCTGGTATCTACCAGTGCCAATATCACTGGCCAAAAACCGGCAATGAGTGTGGATGATGTTATTGCACAGTTTGAAGGTGTGATAGCAGGCGTTGCCAGTGGAGCGTTAGGCCTTGAGGCAAGTCCTTCGACGATTATCGATGCCATCAGCGGCAAGGTCATACGTTAA
- the hemF gene encoding oxygen-dependent coproporphyrinogen oxidase, translating into MSVPDISAVKSFLLGLQQQICEGLEQLDGKGAFRADSWEREEGGGGQSRVLTKGAVFEQAGVNFSHVTGAAMPASATAHRPELAGRSFEAMGVSLVIHPNNPYIPTTHANVRFFIASKEGADPVWWFGGGFDLTPYYPFEEDVIEWHQHSKSFCDPFGDEVYPKYKKWCDEYFYLPHRDETRGVGGLFFDDLNQQGFDTSFEFMQAVGTGFLTAYTPIVKRRKDTEYGEKEREFQLYRRGRYVEFNLVYDRGTLFGLQTGGRTESILMSMPPLVRWEYMYTPEAGSPESLLYTDFLKPRDWLGLESR; encoded by the coding sequence ATGTCTGTACCTGACATCAGTGCAGTAAAATCATTTTTACTCGGCCTTCAGCAGCAAATCTGCGAAGGCTTGGAACAGCTTGATGGCAAGGGAGCGTTTAGAGCTGACTCCTGGGAGCGAGAAGAAGGCGGTGGTGGACAGAGCCGAGTACTAACTAAAGGTGCGGTATTCGAGCAAGCCGGAGTAAATTTTTCCCATGTAACAGGCGCAGCTATGCCTGCATCGGCAACGGCCCATCGACCTGAACTTGCAGGACGCAGCTTTGAGGCTATGGGGGTGTCACTGGTCATTCATCCTAATAACCCTTATATACCGACGACACATGCAAATGTGCGTTTTTTTATTGCATCTAAAGAGGGAGCTGATCCGGTTTGGTGGTTCGGCGGGGGATTCGATTTGACTCCTTATTACCCGTTCGAGGAAGATGTTATTGAGTGGCATCAACATTCGAAGTCTTTCTGTGACCCATTTGGTGATGAGGTTTACCCCAAGTATAAGAAGTGGTGTGATGAATACTTCTATTTACCTCACAGAGATGAGACTCGTGGTGTCGGTGGACTCTTTTTCGATGACTTAAACCAACAAGGATTCGATACTAGCTTTGAGTTTATGCAAGCGGTAGGAACTGGCTTCTTAACTGCCTATACACCGATCGTTAAGCGTCGTAAAGATACTGAATATGGTGAGAAGGAACGTGAGTTTCAGCTTTACCGTCGTGGACGCTATGTAGAATTCAATCTTGTGTATGACAGAGGTACCTTGTTCGGACTGCAAACCGGTGGTAGAACCGAGTCTATTTTGATGTCGATGCCGCCCTTAGTCCGTTGGGAGTATATGTACACACCGGAAGCCGGATCACCAGAATCTTTGCTTTATACCGACTTTCTTAAGCCGAGAGACTGGTTGGGTTTGGAAAGTAGATAG
- the aroE gene encoding shikimate dehydrogenase has product MTDRYAVFGNPIAHSKSPLIHGLFAAETEQALEYEALLAPIDGFETSLSEFWLNEGKGANVTVPFKEQAFKLCDELSELAQLAGAVNTLTLLENGHVRGDNTDGLGLVADLQRNFGSLVGKQILLLGAGGAARGCILPMLNAGIAELCIHNRTHEKAIVLAELFSEYGDIRAVVANELIASFDIIINSTSSSLSGDVPQIPESVIDGETNCYDMMYSKQITSFNSWGSSLGASKVVDGLGMLVGQAAKSFELWRGVKPKVAPALDALRVKLDAE; this is encoded by the coding sequence ATGACTGACCGGTATGCCGTTTTTGGAAATCCGATAGCACACAGTAAATCTCCATTAATTCATGGTTTGTTTGCCGCAGAGACTGAACAAGCACTGGAGTATGAGGCCTTGTTGGCTCCTATCGATGGTTTCGAAACAAGCTTGTCGGAGTTTTGGCTAAATGAGGGTAAGGGAGCCAATGTTACCGTCCCTTTTAAAGAGCAAGCATTTAAATTATGCGATGAGTTGAGTGAATTAGCTCAGTTGGCCGGGGCGGTAAACACCTTAACTTTGTTAGAGAATGGTCATGTTCGTGGTGACAATACCGATGGTTTAGGTCTGGTCGCCGATCTCCAGCGTAACTTTGGTAGCTTAGTCGGAAAACAAATTCTTCTTTTGGGGGCTGGTGGGGCGGCAAGAGGCTGTATTCTTCCTATGTTAAATGCCGGGATAGCTGAGCTTTGTATACATAATAGAACCCATGAAAAGGCTATAGTCTTGGCTGAACTGTTTTCTGAATATGGCGACATCAGGGCTGTCGTGGCGAATGAACTGATAGCTTCATTCGATATTATCATCAACTCTACTTCTTCAAGCTTATCTGGTGATGTTCCACAGATCCCTGAGTCAGTTATTGATGGTGAAACGAATTGCTACGATATGATGTATAGCAAGCAGATCACTTCGTTTAATTCCTGGGGTTCATCTTTGGGCGCGAGTAAGGTAGTCGATGGCTTAGGTATGTTAGTAGGCCAGGCTGCGAAGAGTTTTGAGTTATGGCGCGGTGTTAAGCCTAAGGTGGCGCCAGCCTTAGATGCACTAAGAGTAAAGTTGGATGCAGAATGA
- a CDS encoding DUF1488 domain-containing protein — MNQSVLFPDLQDWDDIRLLVIFPAQVQGANIQCRISLSRLAKLHGEELTGETQVLEAFERCRFDIEDYIEELIEQEKFDEDGGVSWC; from the coding sequence ATGAATCAGAGTGTTTTATTTCCAGACTTGCAAGATTGGGATGACATTAGGCTGCTTGTTATTTTTCCGGCCCAAGTTCAAGGGGCTAATATACAGTGTCGGATAAGCCTATCCAGACTAGCTAAGCTGCATGGTGAGGAGCTGACTGGGGAAACTCAAGTACTCGAAGCCTTTGAAAGATGTCGTTTCGATATAGAAGACTATATCGAAGAGCTCATCGAACAGGAGAAGTTCGATGAAGATGGAGGGGTTAGTTGGTGCTAG
- a CDS encoding gamma carbonic anhydrase family protein, which yields MPVSLRAYKGVSPQFDDSVYLDDACVLVGDIFLDADASIWPLVAARGDVNHMRIGKRTNVQDGAILHVTRKSPSNPDGHPLLIGDDVTIGHKAMLHGCTVGNRILVGMGAIILDGAILEDDVILGAGSLVPPGKVLKSGHLYVGSPAKQIRALTEAELKFLPQSADNYVRLKNEYLNEEIVTSI from the coding sequence GTGCCTGTTTCATTAAGAGCCTATAAAGGGGTAAGCCCTCAATTCGATGATTCTGTCTACCTGGACGATGCCTGTGTACTCGTTGGTGACATATTTTTAGATGCCGATGCTAGTATTTGGCCTTTAGTTGCTGCACGCGGTGATGTAAACCACATGAGAATTGGCAAGAGGACGAATGTACAAGATGGTGCCATTCTTCATGTGACACGTAAGTCCCCCTCCAATCCCGATGGCCATCCTCTATTAATAGGAGACGACGTCACCATAGGACACAAGGCTATGCTCCATGGTTGTACCGTTGGCAATCGAATCTTAGTAGGTATGGGCGCCATCATACTGGATGGTGCAATATTGGAAGATGATGTGATATTAGGAGCGGGATCTTTAGTTCCTCCAGGGAAGGTATTAAAGAGTGGCCATTTATATGTAGGTAGCCCAGCAAAACAGATCCGTGCCCTGACCGAAGCAGAACTTAAGTTTCTCCCCCAGTCAGCGGATAATTACGTTCGACTCAAGAATGAATATTTAAATGAAGAGATAGTCACTTCGATCTAG